A segment of the Nitrospirota bacterium genome:
TTCATCTGCTGCTCAAACAAATCCGGGCGGATGGAGAACAGCCCGCGCCCATCGCCCAACGCGGGAGACCCGATCGCATGGTAGAGAAGGATACGCAAGCCGAGCCGTGACGCGAGACAACAGCGGCCGCAGGCGACCATCTCGGAAACGGCACACGCGATGGCCCTGCGCATGCTCACAGCAAATCACCACCCGTCATGGTTGGCGACCGCAGGCATTCAACAACATTGCGACATAAAATTTCGGCACAAGCGGATACGTCGCTACGGCCTTGAGAAAATACGGCCAGGCAGCAAAGAACTGACCACAATCTTGTAGACCACGCGCACCGCTGTAATAGATCAGCGCCAAGCGACGACGGGTACGCAATACGCTCGCCCCGCTTCCGCCCGCTTGGCCGGCCAGGTGATGTTGAACGACCGCCATGACGGCCTCCATGTTGCGCAGTGCGACGCGACTCTGATTGCCCTCATGAATCAGGTATTCGCCAAGAATATCGGTCACAAAACCAATCTTCGCACCGGCTCCTGCCAGCTTAAGCCACAACTCATAATCCTCAGCGGTAATGAAGGCGGCGTCTTCGCTGAAGCGGCCGACTCGTTCCACGAACTCGCGCTTGACGACGACCGCGGATGTGGAAATACAGTTCCCCTCGTACAGTAGCGCACTATATGTGGCGCGCGCTTCCGGGCCATACGCGACGATGCGCGTCCGGTCGGCGGGGCCGATCCACTTTTCGGCATGACAGACCATATCAAATCCTTCCTCCAGACGCCGCAGGCATCGGTCAAGCTTCTCCCGATACCAGATGTCGTCGGAATCGAGGAATGCGATGTAGGGGGCGGTTGTCAGGGAGATGCCATAATTGCGTGACGCCGCGATAACTCCCTGATTGGCGAAATTGACAAAGCGAATTCGGGGGTCGCGGTAAGACTCAATCACCGAGACCGTGTCGTCCTGAGAATAATTGTTGACGACGATAGCCTCCCACCTGGTGAAGGTTTGTGCGATGACGGAATTCAACGCTCCGCGCAGAAACTTTGCGTGATTGTAGGTCGGAATGACGATGGAAACGACTGGCGCCTGCATGACCCCAGTCATCTGCCGAACGCACCCATACAGAAACTCAAGGTCGCGTCGATCTCCTGATGTGCCCGTGAAGTCAGCGAAAACCCGCTTGACTGAAGCTTCTTGGAGGAATAGTTCAACGGCTCTGGCAACGGACCGGAGGGGTCCGGCCGAATGATCGGCAGATCCTTGCCGGTCAACGCGTTCCAGCGAGCCGCCACCGCCTCCGTCATCGAAAAGACTGATTCAACAGCATCCCCGCCGAGGTTGAAGAGGCCGTCGCCGAGTCGAGTGGGTTCGACTTGCAATACATGCAGCACCGCGCGGGCCACGTCTTCCAGGGTGATGAAATCTCTCAATTGCGTTCCTGCCGTGTGGAGCTTCAGCTCTCCCGTCTCAGCTGCCTGCCGGCACAGATCATTCACCAGCAACATCCAACAATTGGCCTCTTTTGACACCGGTGCGCCAAATGCGTTCGAGAGTCGCAGGACGATGCCCTGGATTTGCCCGCGCTGACCGGCAGCCAACACGGCATACTCCCCCGCAAGGTGCGACGTCGCATAGGGATGCAGATTCCGAGGACAGGTGTTCTCCGTGATTGTGCCCACCAGAGAACTGGCATACACATGGGCCGTAGAGAGATAAATAAACCGCTGCACGCCCGTTCGAATTGCTGCGGCCAACAACCGGGCGGTGGCCAAGCCGTTAAACTCCAGTGCCGACACCGGATCCGCCGCACAATCTTGAGCATTCATGCCTGCCGCATGAATCACCACATCCACGCCACGGCAGCCGCGTTCCAATGCGGCAGCATCATGCCAGTGCAGTTGCACCACTTCCGCCTGGGGCAACCACTCGGGGGAGCTGTACGCTTGTCGAGTTCCGAGAACGATTGAATAGCCAGCTCGATGCAAATGCTTGGCAACCCGCCCGCCCACAAAACCGAATCCTCCTAGAACAAGTATACGCATGGATTCAATCTACACAGCCCAGGGCGCGCCTTTAGCCCACAGCGATTCCAGCAACTCGTGGTCTCGCTTGGTATCCATGCAATGCCAGAAGCCGTCATGGCGATACGCCATCAACTCACCGGCTTGGGCGGCTTGCTCCAACGGCTCACGCTCTAACAAGGTGCTATCCCCGGCGATCAGATCAAAAAATGCCGGCTCGATCACAAAATATCCTCCGTTGATCCAGCCCTCGTGCAACTGCGGCTTCTCCTTGAAACTCGACACCCGCGCGCCATCCAGCTCCAACTCCCCGAATCGGGCCGCCGGGCGTACGGCAGACACCGTGACCATCTTGCCATGGCTTCGATGAAAGGCCAGCAGCGCCTGCAGATCAATGTCGGCGACACCATCCCCGTAGGTCAACATGAAGGTCTCATTACCGATAAACGATTTCATGCGCTTGACGCGACCGCCAGTCATGGTGGCGTCGCCCGTGTTGACCAAGGTCACCCGCCAATCGACAGAGTCGGTCTGATGCGGCCTGACGGTACCCGAGACAAGATCGATCGTAAAATCCGCATTCAGCGCCCGATAGTTGAGAAAATACTCCTTGATCACCTCGGCCTTGTAACCCAGCGCCACATAGAAATCCTTGTGCCCGAAGTGAGCATACGTCTGCATGATGTGCCAAAGAATCGGTTTGCCGCCGATCGGCACCATAGGCTTGGGAATCACGTCAGTGTATTCGGCCAGGCGCGTGCCAAAGCCGCCAGCGAGAAGGATGACTTTCATAAATTAATTCCAACCATAGGGGATCTCTGTCACCGCACGACGCTCGACTTCATTGGGATCATGGGGGATGCTTGCAATGTTTAACACCAGGCTTTTGGGCGCGGCCAGTCCCTGAAAACCAAACCAGATGCCAGGAGGAACAGTGATTCTCGCGTAGCCATCTACCCCGATCTCTTCCACCCGAAACTCATTCCCGCCATCCAAATGAAACACAAACCGCACCTTCCCCAAAGGAACGATCAGATTCATCGTCATTCGCGCATGGCGCTTCCAAGCCTTCACTGCCCCCCCTGCCACCCAGGAAAAGTAGGCTTCCCCGAACCCCGCATAGCCGGCATCGCTCTGCTTCATGGCGTGGAGCACATCCCCGCCGGCTGTCTCAATCCTCGCCAGGGGTGTCAGCACCACGTCGTCGAGGGTCATTGCGCCCACGCCAATCCTCTTTGTTTCGCCATCGCGCTATAGGCCGCGATGTGCGCATTCGTGGTAGCTGCAATCTGCCGCGGCTCTTGGTAATACACACGGTACCATTCTGCCGTCATCCGTACCGTATCCTCAAAACCCATCACGGCATGCCAGCGCAAGTGGTGCAGGGCCTTGTCGCAATTGAGCTTCAGCAACCCGGACTCATAGGGCCCCGCCGATGCTTGCGACGCATCCCGCCAGCGTACCTGATCCCAGTGCACCGCCATCCGCTGCACCAGTTCCAACACGCTGTGATTCTGCTCCGCGGGAGGGCCGAAGTTGAACGGCTCACCATGCAAGTCTTGCCGTTGCGTTAGCGCCATGGCAAGATTCAAATATCCGCTCAGCGGTTCAAGGACATGCTGCCATGGCCGCGTTGCCTTGGGGTTCCGTAACTCGACCTCTTGATTGACCGACCATGCCCTCACGCAATCCGGCACGATACGATCTGCAGCCCAATCCCCCCCGCCGATCACATTCCCCGCTCGGGCTGAGGCAATGCGCACTTGGCTAGTGGCCTTGGAGAAGTACGACTTAATATAGGAGCGAATCGCCAGCTCGGCAGCCCCTTTGGATGCGCTGTAGGGATCCGGCCCGCCCATCGCGTCAGTTTCGCGATAGCCCCAGACCCACTCCACATTGTCGTAACACTTGTCGCTGGTGACGATCACAGCAGCACAAGGCTTATCCAACGCCCGTAAGGCTTCAAGCACATTCAGCGTACCCAGAACATTGGTCTGCCAGGTTTCAATCGGCTCAGCATAGGAGCGCCGGACCAAAGATTGCGCCGCGAGGTGGAACAGAAAATCCGGCTGAGCGGACACGATGGCACTCTGTAACGCGGATCGCTCGCGAATATCGATCCGCAAATCGGTCATGCCATCCCCCAGGCGAGCGGCGGAAAAATGCGATGGATCGCTTGGCGGATCGAGGGCTATGCCGACAACCTTCGCTCCAAGCGACTTAAGCCATGCGGCAAGCCAGGAACCTTTAAAGCCGGTGTGGCCGGTGACAACAACATTTTTACCGTTAAAAACTCTTGCGGGTGTCATAAATACAAATCCTGATCGAAACAAGTTTGACGTACGCCAGCAGCCTGACACCGTCGAATAAATATATTCATTCGACGGTCTCGAGTATGAGTTTCTTCCAACGGGGCAGGCGGGCGTCGAGAGTAAAGAAATCTTGCTTCTTTCGCCTCAAACATGAGGTGGCTGCAGCAGAAATAAGAGCACTAGCCAAATCCTCTGGGGTACTGGCGAACGAAACGCCCTCTCGTCCACGCAGGGGACTCAGGTTGAAGGTATTCGGGTCCCGGACCGAAATCACAGGTATGCCGGCACAATAGGCCTCGACGGCGGCCGAGGTCATCTCACTGGTATACGCCACATCACATTCGGATAGCAGTGTAACCATAGGGGCCATCGTCACCGTCATGCGAACACCGGGATAGTCCTCTGGCTTGATCGGACAGGCTGGGTGAGGCTTTACCGTAATGACCGTCCCCGCTGGCAAGGAGGGCACTGCCAGCTTCAGCAAACACATTTGTACCTGTGTACTGCTCAACAGGTAATCGCCAAGCACAAGCAGGCGAAGTACTCCCTTCATCGGCGTTGAATCGGTTCTTGGCGCGGCACTGAACCCATCAAGATACAGATAGCGCAGGGCCTCTACCTCATTCAATTCATCCGCCGGATAACCACCGGCAAGATAAGCCTGCATGGCAGCGGCTCCATTGAGCGCGACCTGATCTGGCAACGGCATGGGGTGATCGGCCTGTCGCTTGTAACTCCTCGGGTCGAAAAAATACCGTAAGTCCCAGAAACGTACAGTGGAATGGGGGCATCCAACAAGCTGTCCCTGACCCGACGCCGTCCATGCCTGTCTCAAGCCACATTCCCAACCTTGATTTTCCTGAAGATACACCCCGATCCGCTGCCTGGGCAAAGACTTCATTGCAGACTCAAACAAGTTCAGGTTCAGGCAATTACTGATAGCGGTTGGGCCAACCATCGATTGCCGCCAATCATCTGCAAGCAAAGGCCAAAGCGCAAGCCCCCCGCTGGTCGTTACAGAAACCGGTTTCGGCAACTGCCTGCAAGCCCAGGCAATCTTGAACCAATCCCGGAGCGTCTTCAAGACAACGCGTACCGTCAAAAATGCATCAAGAGTGATATGGACCTGCGCGCCTAATGCCGCTTTGTTGAATTCGCGAATAGTGGACGCCGCTTTACCGGCACTAGGCAGTACACTATCCTTCACAAACAGATGCAGCCAGTTGGTTTTGCAGCCTTCACGCTGTAGGGTATCTGGGAGATGCGCCCAATACCGGCTCTCGTATCGTCCCTCTGTTACGGCACTCGGCGCCAAATTAAACAGGTAGGAGAAAAAGGTCACCTGTCCTTCCGTCTGCTGCCATCCCTTAAGACCGACACCCCGTAAAGGCCAACGAATAACCACGTAACGAACCAACCAAGCCCAAGCCTGCAGAGCAAGCGGCAGAGAATTGTATATACGTCGCATCCACGACAACTGCGCGACTGGCTTCGGCAGATATTGCCACGTGAATGCCACACCAGCCTTTGCACACCACAATCGCATACACTCGGCCAGAGGTTGATTGGCGCTCGCAAGTGTAACGCGGCCCAGGGCTCGATCAGTCGCCCAATCGTCAAAAGTCATCATACGAATGGCATCATCAATCTCTGGAGACCCTCCGTAGTTGCACTTTCCCGAAAGCAAAGTCATCCACCAGTAACTGAACCCGGGGCGTAACTCCAGATGATCGAGCAGTCGCCTGCCACTGATTGATGTTTCTCCTAGCTCATAAATCCAAGCCAGAAACCTACTTCGAAGAACCTCCGCATTGGCTTCGACCAGCTTTGGGATTGAGGAGGCATGTGGCGTAGCGGCATCGCCGAAACTTCGCCAAAGCACTATCATCCAATCACCAACTGGCGGTGCCCCTTGACCATCCCACACAACTACGCTAGACAAGCTATCACCGATCTTCTGCAAGCTGTACTCAGGCCTTCAAGGCCTGCATCAAGCATTC
Coding sequences within it:
- a CDS encoding glycosyltransferase, whose translation is MQAPVVSIVIPTYNHAKFLRGALNSVIAQTFTRWEAIVVNNYSQDDTVSVIESYRDPRIRFVNFANQGVIAASRNYGISLTTAPYIAFLDSDDIWYREKLDRCLRRLEEGFDMVCHAEKWIGPADRTRIVAYGPEARATYSALLYEGNCISTSAVVVKREFVERVGRFSEDAAFITAEDYELWLKLAGAGAKIGFVTDILGEYLIHEGNQSRVALRNMEAVMAVVQHHLAGQAGGSGASVLRTRRRLALIYYSGARGLQDCGQFFAAWPYFLKAVATYPLVPKFYVAMLLNACGRQP
- a CDS encoding SDR family oxidoreductase gives rise to the protein MRILVLGGFGFVGGRVAKHLHRAGYSIVLGTRQAYSSPEWLPQAEVVQLHWHDAAALERGCRGVDVVIHAAGMNAQDCAADPVSALEFNGLATARLLAAAIRTGVQRFIYLSTAHVYASSLVGTITENTCPRNLHPYATSHLAGEYAVLAAGQRGQIQGIVLRLSNAFGAPVSKEANCWMLLVNDLCRQAAETGELKLHTAGTQLRDFITLEDVARAVLHVLQVEPTRLGDGLFNLGGDAVESVFSMTEAVAARWNALTGKDLPIIRPDPSGPLPEPLNYSSKKLQSSGFSLTSRAHQEIDATLSFCMGAFGR
- the rfbF gene encoding glucose-1-phosphate cytidylyltransferase, whose amino-acid sequence is MKVILLAGGFGTRLAEYTDVIPKPMVPIGGKPILWHIMQTYAHFGHKDFYVALGYKAEVIKEYFLNYRALNADFTIDLVSGTVRPHQTDSVDWRVTLVNTGDATMTGGRVKRMKSFIGNETFMLTYGDGVADIDLQALLAFHRSHGKMVTVSAVRPAARFGELELDGARVSSFKEKPQLHEGWINGGYFVIEPAFFDLIAGDSTLLEREPLEQAAQAGELMAYRHDGFWHCMDTKRDHELLESLWAKGAPWAV
- a CDS encoding dTDP-4-dehydrorhamnose 3,5-epimerase gives rise to the protein MTLDDVVLTPLARIETAGGDVLHAMKQSDAGYAGFGEAYFSWVAGGAVKAWKRHARMTMNLIVPLGKVRFVFHLDGGNEFRVEEIGVDGYARITVPPGIWFGFQGLAAPKSLVLNIASIPHDPNEVERRAVTEIPYGWN
- the rfbG gene encoding CDP-glucose 4,6-dehydratase, yielding MTPARVFNGKNVVVTGHTGFKGSWLAAWLKSLGAKVVGIALDPPSDPSHFSAARLGDGMTDLRIDIRERSALQSAIVSAQPDFLFHLAAQSLVRRSYAEPIETWQTNVLGTLNVLEALRALDKPCAAVIVTSDKCYDNVEWVWGYRETDAMGGPDPYSASKGAAELAIRSYIKSYFSKATSQVRIASARAGNVIGGGDWAADRIVPDCVRAWSVNQEVELRNPKATRPWQHVLEPLSGYLNLAMALTQRQDLHGEPFNFGPPAEQNHSVLELVQRMAVHWDQVRWRDASQASAGPYESGLLKLNCDKALHHLRWHAVMGFEDTVRMTAEWYRVYYQEPRQIAATTNAHIAAYSAMAKQRGLAWAQ